A part of Arachis hypogaea cultivar Tifrunner chromosome 12, arahy.Tifrunner.gnm2.J5K5, whole genome shotgun sequence genomic DNA contains:
- the LOC112729528 gene encoding putative disease resistance RPP13-like protein 1, which translates to MAGPLFSGGLVSGLANVVLDRLSSHEFVLVWGNKLVERLRTAIRVAEDLAANIEQEQFGNELVRKWLDSFRDALYTANDLLDDVLTKAATQKVVRFWRFNYVNPEGRQTVVDKMQEVVERIEELAKRESSLGLIFIPTGSPSLRLRPPSTSLVKRNVFGRDGDQQALIKMLNDNNHHNLSVISIVGMAGVGKTTLAQCLYNNMDVRMEFDLRAWICVSEHFDVVDATKNIIKRISWGVCSLDSFDLLQQDLKEKLLGKKFFIVLDDVWSEDADKWNSFITPFQHGRKGSTILLTTRKVNVGSGIQNCNSYPLEKLSDDYCWSIFADNVFFPKLNGVQTSKESAERLSRNVMACR; encoded by the coding sequence ATGGCTGGACCACTATTTTCTGGAGGTTTAGTTTCTGGCTTGGCCAACGTTGTTCTAGACAGGCTCAGTTCACATGAGTTTGTCTTGGTGTGGGGCAACAAGCTGGTTGAGAGGCTCAGGACTGCTATCCGGGTTGCAGAAGATCTGGCTGCTAACATTGAGCAGGAGCAGTTTGGAAACGAACTTGTGAGAAAATGGCTTGATAGTTTCAGGGATGCTCTCTACACTGCTAATGATTTGCTGGACGATGTGCTCACCAAAGCCGCCACTCAAAAGGTGGTACGTTTCTGGCGCTTTAACTACGTCAATCCTGAAGGTAGGCAGACAGTAGTAGATAAGATGCAAGAGGTGGTTGAAAGAATAGAAGAACTTGCGAAAAGGGAATCTAGCCTTGGTCTCATATTTATTCCAACGGGTAGCCCCTCATTGAGATTGAGACCTCCATCCACTTCTCTTGTGAAGAGGAATGTGTTCGGCAGGGATGGTGACCAACAGGCACTAATCAAGATGCTCAATGACAACAATCATCATAACTTGTCCGTCATCTCTATTGTTGGTATGGCCGGGGTTGGTAAAACTACTTTAGCACAATGCCTGTACAACAACATGGATGTGAGGATGGAGTTTGATCTAAGAGCATGGATTTGTGTTTCTGAACATTTTGATGTTGTTGACGCTACAAAGAATATTATAAAACGGATCTCTTGGGGTGTTTGTAGTCTTGACAGCTTTGATTTACTTCAACAAGATTTGAAGGAAAAACTGTTAGGAAAGAAGTTCTTCATTGTTTTGGACGATGTTTGGAGTGAAGACGCTGACAAGTGGAATAGTTTTATCACCCCTTTTCAACATGGGAGAAAGGGAAGCACTATTCTTCTAACTACCCGCAAGGTAAATGTTGGTTCAGGGATCCAAAATTGTAACTCATACCCTCTTGAGAAACTGTCGGATGATTATTGTTGGTCTATTTTTGCGGATAATGTATTCTTTCCTAAATTAAATGGAGTTCAGACCTCGAAAGAATCGGCAGAAAGATTGTCGAGAAATGTGATGGCTTGCCGTTAG
- the LOC112729524 gene encoding uncharacterized protein → MEIFPEHVRHLWNEWELRGLVLLSLTWQVVLIICGSWRKRARGGFIRFVVWVTYLSADWLATVSLGTLANNQGDASTQDRNHALQTIWAPFLLLHLGGPDTITAYALEDNTLWLRHLLGLLVQVSVAFYIYLRSWSTTALTFIAIAVFVSGIIKYAERTWVLRSASAEQLEESLLSAPAIQPPNLKLSYANAELEYVHRGYYLFPVLKRLYANLSLRFAEVSALASYVVFLNVHEHEYSRVDVPITYCLFIGAFLLELYAFVSLVLSDWTLNWLVVNKHSSLQNFICWVLSRCRKRWSGQLAQHNLLNFCMKKRVTRCIRNDFLFRSYFVMELYRQRTWEDADADLKQFIFKHLTQKQELYKEQGFDYNFLKKLLSYKGDNASISIKNIGWSVEVEFGHSLLIWHIATDICYHSRTEESEKDYREVSKRISNYMLYLLLLRPLMLPKWINRITHVRNTFREAIRILQREQLPVKDAASASTLLIQMYTQCHQPLEQLRVEKTGKSLLHEGCRLASQIEDQRVSWEVICNVWIEMLTYAASQCEWEAHAQQLRRGGEFLTHVCLLMAELGLSEQFDIGRKGLSVETQNDGWGCVRSKLLSSYL, encoded by the exons ATGGAGATCTTCCCAGAACACGTGCGACATCTGTGGAACGAATGGGAGCTGAGGGGGCTGGTTTTGCTAAGCCTAACATGGCAGGTTGTCCTCATCATTTGTGGCTCATGGAGGAAGCGTGCCCGTGGTGGCTTCATCCGCTTCGTCGTTTGGGTAACATATTTGTCAGCAGATTGGTTAGCCACGGTTTCTTTGGGCACACTTGCCAACAACCAAGGAGACGCGAGCACACAAGATAGGAACCACGCCCTGCAGACCATTTGGGCTCCCTTCCTTCTCCTCCATCTCGGCGGCCCCGACACAATCACTGCTTACGCCTTAGAAGACAACACCTTATGGCTACGCCATTTGCTCGGTCTACTTGTCCAAGTTTCCGTGGCCTTCTACATCTACTTAAGATCTTGGAGCACCACTGCCTTGACTTTTATAGCCATTGCAGTGTTTGTTTCCGGGATCATTAAGTATGCAGAGCGCACTTGGGTTCTGAGATCCGCTAGCGCCGAACAACTTGAAGAATCTTTGCTCTCCGCTCCGGCCATACAACCTCCAAATCTCAAGCTTTCTTATGCCAATGCCGAGCTGGAGTATGTTCACAGAGGATACTACTTGTTTCCTGTTCTCAAGCGTCTCTATGCCAATCTGAGCCTAAGGTTCGCTGAGG TGTCTGCTTTAGCTTCATATGTTGTCTTCCTTAATGTTCATGAGCATGAGTACTCAAGGGTTGATGTTCCTATAACATATTGTTTATTTATTGGGGCTTTTTTACTCGAGCTTTATGCATTTGTGTCCCTTGTTTTGTCGGATTGGACTTTGAATTGGCTAGTTGTCAACAAGCATAGTTCACTGCAGAATTTCATATGCTGGGTTTTGTCTCGTTGTCGGAAAAGGTGGTCAGGGCAGTTAGCTCAACACAACTTGTTGAATTTTTGCATGAAGAAGAGGGTAACAAGATGCATTCGAAATGATTTTCTTTTCAGAAGCTACTTTGTGATGGAATTATACAGGCAAAGGACATGGGAAGATGCTGATGCTGATCTCAAACAGTTTATCTTTAAACATCTCACACAAAAACAAGAGCTGTACAAAGAACAAGGATTTGATTACAATTTTCTCAAGAAATTGCTCTCTTATAAAGGTGACAATGCTtccatttcaataaaaaatattggcTGGAGTGTTGAGGTGGAATTCGGTCATAGCTTACTCATTTGGCATATTGCAACTGATATATGCTACCACTCTAGAACAGAAGAATCCGAAAAGGACTACAGGGAAGTGAGCAAAAGAATATCAAATTATATGTTGTATCTTTTACTCCTGCGTCCACTCATGCTGCCTAAATGGATCAACAGGATTACTCACGTTCGGAACACTTTCAGGGAAGCCATAAGGATATTGCAGCGTGAGCAGCTGCCGGTGAAAGATGCTGCAAGCGCTTCAACATTGCTGATTCAAATGTACACGCAGTGTCACCAGCCACTCGAACAACTTCGAGTGGAAAAGACTGGCAAGTCTTTGCTCCATGAAGGTTGCCGCCTTGCTTCACAGATTGAAGATCAGAGAGTTTCATGGGAAGTGATTTGTAATGTGTGGATAGAGATGCTTACTTATGCTGCAAGTCAGTGTGAATGGGAGGCACATGCTCAGCAACTCCGAAGAGGAGGAGAATTTCTCACTCATGTTTGTCTTCTCATGGCAGAACTTGGTTTGAGCGAACAATTTGATATTGGGCGGAAGGGACTCAGTGTAGAAACCCAAAATGATGGATGGGGATGTGTAAGAAGTAAATTACTAAGTTCTTACTTATAA
- the LOC112726451 gene encoding putative disease resistance RPP13-like protein 1, with product MAGPLFSGGLVSGLANVVLDRLSSHEFVLVWGNKLVERLRTAIRVAEDLAANIEQEQFGNELVRKWLDSFRDALYTANDLLDDVLTKAATQKVVRFWRFNYVNPEGRQTVVDKMQEVVERIEELAKRESSLGLIFIPTGSPSLRLRPPSTSLVKRNVFGRDGDQQALIKMLNDNNHHNLSVISIVGMAGVGKTTLAQCLYNNMDVRMEFDLRAWICVSEHFDVVDATKNIIKRISWGVCSLDSFDLLQQDLKEKLLGKKFFIVLDDVWSEDADKWNSFITPFQHGRKGSTILLTTRKVNVGSGIQNCNSYPLEKLSDDYCWSIFADNVFFPKLNGSSDLERIGRKIVEKCDGLPLAAETLGSFLRAKHDAREWNKILSSNILQIPTIENKVMSSLLTSYYHLPTYLKQCFIYCSLFPKDYYFDKDELILLWMAEDLLPPQRRRESLEEIGCKCFDELVSRLFFRKIQFHHNYFVMDDILHELAIHLAGEFHCNLENLGENEEIKIQTRYLSFGMLNSRNSIAKLENLTTSLCVDDLFSMESIASNLKNLRVLSFCKLDVLPEIIGELIRLRYLNLSWTNIKTLPESLCNLYNLQTLMLYECTKLTMLPSGMHKLVKLRHLDVRKTPLKEMPGGISKLENLQFLSSFVAGKHEDNGIQEVGGLANLHGSFEIKKLENVVDVSQGRSARIIDKTHIDELCLEWSSAANVVQNTETERDILESLQAHDDLKVLKIKGYKGTTFPDWLGHSAFTNMTSVSLVSCNNCFKLPSLGELSSLKSLRIERFDQLRSIGMELYKNEGDHHSSHIPPFPSLETLEFHDMPSWEEWHLPDFETFPQLQKLQLTNCPMLKGDMLNGVFLRMVSSLSDGLEVRKLHISEVPEGWNQEMILNGYTLSIKGCVSVVDSAFKAMSNNHLSHLQEMHISGCWSGLSFPGNSLPRSLQKLKIMDCRKLEFPQQQPEQKYDLVELQIEDSCHSLTSLSLDSFPNLTNLEISLCLNLESVSMSEPPHAALQRLTINGCHKLVSFAGEGLAAPNLTHLSITYCDKLEAFPSHMNTLLPSLHSLCIGACRKICKVPEGGFPPNLKELVLEGSDEQMKELSWMANLGALTKLTMDFSCVRSFTQVGLLPCLPSLTTLHLCYFQNLETLECNQLLGLTSLQQLHISYCPKLEKMEGEKLPSSLSLLKIQDCDLLGELCKNKHEPIWPKISHIPTIEVNGQQISE from the coding sequence ATGGCTGGACCACTATTTTCTGGAGGTTTAGTTTCTGGCTTGGCCAACGTTGTTCTAGACAGGCTCAGTTCACATGAGTTTGTCTTGGTGTGGGGCAACAAGCTGGTTGAGAGGCTCAGGACTGCTATCCGGGTTGCAGAAGATCTGGCTGCTAACATTGAGCAGGAGCAGTTTGGAAACGAACTTGTGAGAAAATGGCTTGATAGTTTCAGGGATGCTCTCTACACTGCTAATGATTTGCTGGACGATGTGCTCACCAAAGCCGCCACTCAAAAGGTGGTACGTTTCTGGCGCTTTAACTACGTCAATCCTGAAGGTAGGCAGACAGTAGTAGATAAGATGCAAGAGGTGGTTGAAAGAATAGAAGAACTTGCGAAAAGGGAATCTAGCCTTGGTCTCATATTTATTCCAACGGGTAGCCCCTCATTGAGATTGAGACCTCCATCCACTTCTCTTGTGAAGAGGAATGTGTTCGGCAGGGATGGTGACCAACAGGCACTAATCAAGATGCTCAATGACAACAATCATCATAACTTGTCCGTCATCTCTATTGTTGGTATGGCCGGGGTTGGTAAAACTACTTTAGCACAATGCCTGTACAACAACATGGATGTGAGGATGGAGTTTGATCTAAGAGCATGGATTTGTGTTTCTGAACATTTTGATGTTGTTGACGCTACAAAGAATATTATAAAACGGATCTCTTGGGGTGTTTGTAGTCTTGACAGCTTTGATTTACTTCAACAAGATTTGAAGGAAAAACTGTTAGGAAAGAAGTTCTTCATTGTTTTGGACGATGTTTGGAGTGAAGACGCTGACAAGTGGAATAGTTTTATCACCCCTTTTCAACATGGGAGAAAGGGAAGCACTATTCTTCTAACTACCCGCAAGGTAAATGTTGGTTCAGGGATCCAAAATTGTAACTCATACCCTCTTGAGAAACTGTCGGATGATTATTGTTGGTCTATTTTTGCGGATAATGTATTCTTTCCTAAATTAAATGGGAGTTCAGACCTCGAAAGAATCGGCAGAAAGATTGTCGAGAAATGTGATGGCTTGCCGTTAGCTGCAGAAACACTTGGAAGCTTTTTGCGCGCAAAGCATGATGCGAGGGAATGGAATAAAATACTATCGAGTAACATTTTGCAAATTCCTACGATAGAAAATAAGGTTATGTCTTCATTATTAACAAGTTACTATCATCTGCCGACATATTTAAAACAATGTTTCATTTATTGCTCGTTGTTCCCAAaagattattattttgataaagatGAACTAATCTTGCTGTGGATGGCCGAAGATCTGTTACCACCACAACGGCGGAGAGAGAGTTTAGAAGAAATTGGTTGTAAGTGTTTTGATGAACTAGTTTCCAGATTATTTTTCAGAAAGATTCAATTTCATCACAATTATTTTGTGATGGATGATATCTTGCATGAGTTAGCAATACATCTTGCTGGAGAATTCCATTGCAACTTGGAAAACCTTGGTGAAAATGAGGAGATAAAGATTCAGACTCGGTATTTGTCCTTTGGAATGTTGAATAGTCGTAATTCCATTGCTAAATTGGAAAATCTAACGACATCCTTGTGTGTGGACGATTTGTTTAGCATGGAAAGCATAgcatcaaatttaaaaaacttGAGAGTTTTATCCTTTTGTAAACTTGATGTATTGCCTGAAATAATAGGTGAATTGATTCGTTTACGCTATTTGAATCTCTCTTGGACAAATATTAAGACACTGCCAGAGTCGTTGTGCAACTTGTACAATCTACAAACATTAATGTTGTATGAATGTACCAAGTTGACCATGTTGCCTAGTGGCATGCACAAGCTTGTGAAGTTAAGGCATCTTGATGTTAGGAAAACTCCTTTGAAAGAAATGCCGGGAGGAATAAGCAAATTGGAAAACTTGCAATTTTTAAGTAGCTTTGTTGCGGGCAAGCATGAAGATAACGGAATCCAAGAAGTAGGAGGGCTTGCTAATCTTCACGGATCATTTGAGATTAAGAAGTTGGAGAATGTTGTTGACGTCAGCCAAGGAAGGAGTGCAAGGATAATAGATAAGACGCACATCGACGAATTATGCTTGGAATGGTCTTCAGCTGCTAATGTGGTTCAAAACACAGAAACAGAAAGAGATATACTGGAGAGCTTGCAAGCGCACGATGACTTGAAAGTGTTGAAAATCAAGGGATACAAGGGTACAACATTTCCAGATTGGTTGGGGCACTCTGCCTTCACCAATATGACAAGTGTATCTCTGGTGTCTTGCAACAATTGCTTCAAGCTGCCTTCACTTGGAGAGTTGTCATCTCTAAAGTCCCTGCGCATTGAAAGGTTTGATCAACTCAGGAGTATTGGCATGGAGTTGTACAAGAACGAAGGGGATCATCATTCTTCGCATATTCCACCATTTCCCTCACTGGAGACATTGGAATTTCATGATATGCCATCTTGGGAGGAGTGGCACTTACCTGActttgaaacttttcctcaactCCAGAAGCTTCAGTTAACAAATTGTCCAATGTTGAAGGGCGATATGCTTAATGGCGTATTCTTGAGGATGGTTTCTTCTTTGTCAGATGGTTTGGAAGTTCGCAAACTACATATATCAGAAGTTCCAGAGGGATGGAATCAAGAGATGATACTTAATGGCTATACTTTATCAATTAAGGGATGTGTGTCGGTGGTGGATTCTGCGTTTAAGGCAATGAGCAACAACCATCTAAGTCACCTCCAAGAAATGCACATCTCAGGGTGTTGGTCTGGTTTATCCTTTCCGGGCAATTCTTTACCCAGATCTTTGCAAAAGTTGAAGATCATGGATTGCAGAAAACTGGAATTCCCCCAGCAACAGCCGGAGCAGAAGTATGATTTGGTAGAGCTACAAATTGAAGACAGCTGCCATTCACTTACCTCATTATCATTGGATTCCTTTCCCAATCTCACGAATCTCGAGATATCGTTGTGTCTGAATCTGGAATCAGTTTCAATGTCAGAGCCACCGCACGCTGCTCTTCAACGTCTCACCATCAATGGATGCCATAAATTAGTGTCATTTGCAGGAGAAGGACTGGCTGCACCCAACTTGACTCATCTCAGCATCACATATTGTGACAAGTTGGAGGCATTTCCGAGTCACATGAATACTCTTCTTCCAAGTTTACACTCTCTCTGCATAGGAGCTTGCCGGAAAATCTGTAAGGTGCCAGAGGGTGGTTTTCCGCCTAACTTGAAAGAGCTTGTTTTGGAAGGTAGCGACGAGCAAATGAAGGAGCTATcatggatggccaacttaggcgCCCTCACTAAGCTTACTATGGATTTTTCTTGCGTGAGGTCATTCACACAGGTTGGTTTGCTGCCTTGTCTTCCCTCCCTTACCACTTTGCACCTTTGTTACTTTCAAAATCTGGAGACTTTGGAGTGCAACCAGCTTCTCGGCCTCACTTCGCTCCAACaattacacatttcatattgtccAAAGCTGGAGAAGATGGAAGGAGAAAAGCTGCCTTCCTCTCTCTCACTACTCAAAATTCAAGACTGTGATTTGCTGGGAGAACTCTGCAAGAACAAACATGAACCAATTTGGCCTAAAATTTCCCACATCCCCACCATCGAAGTCAATGGGCAACAAATTTCTGAATAG
- the LOC112726450 gene encoding putative disease resistance protein RGA1, translating into MGNNRDTVIMAGAKVLENAESHHEPRASEISLAVLDVIEDAEKKQVKHLQVKSWFQGIKDLCYELIDVSEEFELVQQAKRLRFVGLPLLQHRKVRRIIREFETLIKDVSDLKLSSSSELPVPEAELEPVNLHSNIIGKELLVGRDAEIQGLIRRLTKGYHRCICIVGEEVGTGKTALARSVYNSTQVKSKFHFMAWVTVSRQFNVKRIVKTMLEFAPEKPEYVGDEFELLELELHKFVVDREVLLVLDDVVKLDSNHLSDLMNVFRSSSCRILITTRKKEVAEVAKEVEESTHTVFMTSLSPEACWSIIKHNAFGDDLKNESTVERIFGQVGRQIAEKCEGKPVVAKSFGVMLRGRSYEEWHHVMMSEKLWWYDLTSASMLSEYLYSRMPPALRQCLLHCSIFPKNHSIQVDKLVKLWMAQGFIASHEEDKMEIQGWKYVKQLRDCSAFQEFEPDGEGAFVCKLEEGMHEFIQDLARNEYCIKFLDEGATVEESGDSDTLTKPPRYRHCTLCLEDQTSFPDSIDNAGKLHTLMVLSESSDIDPTNLASLLYSMKRVRALDLSSCAIKELPLKAAELLHLRYLNLSFNHELKKLPSAISNLLNLQTLNLNGCDSLQKLPKSIGKLIKLRHLEILWTASLSYLPKGIASLTLLRTLNRFFGSSGGASRSKACSLGDLENLNNIEGCLTIDGLGGETKISESTRAGLKNKKNLRGLELWFSKVGLKGDDQVLLDSLEAPPQLQFLGIFFYRGSSFPNWMIELNELKHLMLVNCSECNVLPPLGKLPFLESLEIKNMPNVEMVDFQFLGIGLNHEDAGNEGSSSDEIAFPRLKKLHFIKLDKWKGWTGINVDGGDKKIMPLLSSLSVVNCEKLESLPDYIKRKENLKPVIEGCPLLPENKKAQE; encoded by the coding sequence ATGGGCAATAATCGCGATACAGTGATCATGGCAGGAGCAAAGGTTTTGGAGAACGCGGAATCTCATCATGAGCCGAGGGCATCAGAGATATCCCTTGCTGTCCTGGATGTCATCGAAGACGCAGAGAAGAAACAAGTGAAGCATCTACAAGTGAAGTCATGGTTTCAGGGCATCAAAGATCTATGCTATGAGTTAATTGATGTTTCTGAAGAATTCGAATTAGTGCAACAGGCGAAGAGGTTACGCTTTGTAGGCCTTCCACTCCTTCAACACCGTAAGGTGAGAAGAATCATTCGTGAGTTTGAGACCCTAATTAAAGACGTCAGCGACTTGAAACTTAGTTCGAGTTCGGAACTACCAGTACCCGAGGCTGAGCTCGAGCCAGTAAATCTTCATTCGAATATTATTGGCAAAGAACTCCTGGTTGGTCGAGATGCTGAAATTCAAGGCTTAATTAGAAGGTTGACTAAGGGATATCATAGATGCATATGCATTGTTGGTGAAGAGGTTGGAACAGGAAAGACAGCACTAGCCCGAAGTGTCTACAACAGTACTCAAGTGAAAAGTAAGTTTCATTTCATGGCATGGGTAACTGTCTCTCGACAATTCAATGTGAAGCGAATTGTTAAGACTATGCTGGAATTTGCTCCTGAAAAACCAGAGTACGTTGGTGATGAATTTGAATTATTGGAACTTGAGCTTCATAAGTTCGTAGTGGACAGGGAAGTCCTTCTTGTTCTGGACGACGTCGTCAAGCTCGATTCGAACCACTTGTCAGATCTAATGAACGTCTTCCGTAGTTCCTCGTGTAGAATTTTGATAACCACGAGGAAGAAGGAAGTCGCAGAAGTagcaaaagaagtagaagaatccACACACACCGTGTTTATGACAAGTCTCTCCCCGGAAGCTTGCTGGTCAATTATCAAACATAACGCATTTGGTGATGATCTGAAGAATGAGTCAACCGTGGAAAGGATATTCGGCCAAGTTGGAAGACAAATAGCAGAAAAGTGCGAGGGGAAGCCAGTTGTTGCTAAATCTTTTGGTGTTATGTTGCGTGGCAGATCTTACGAAGAATGGCATCATGTAATGATGAGTGAAAAGCTGTGGTGGTACGACTTGACATCTGCATCCATGTTGAGTGAATACTTGTATTCTAGAATGCCTCCTGCTTTGAGACAATGCTTGCTGCATTGTTCCATCTTCCCTAAGAATCACTCCATTCAAGTTGACAAGCTCGTCAAACTGTGGATGGCACAGGGCTTTATTGCCTCCCATGAAGAGGACAAGATGGAAATACAAGGCTGGAAATACGTCAAACAATTGCGAGATTGCTCTGCCTTCCAAGAATTTGAACCGGATGGCGAGGGCGCCTTCGTATGCAAATTGGAGGAAGGAATGCATGAATTTATCCAAGATCTTGCGCGAAACGAATACTGCATAAAGTTTCTTGATGAAGGGGCAACCGTGGAAGAGTCCGGTGACAGTGACACCTTAACAAAGCCTCCTCGCTATCGTCACTGTACCCTGTGTCTTGAAGATCAAACCTCTTTCCCAGATTCAATTGACAATGCAGGTAAACTACACACTCTAATGGTTTTGTCCGAGTCTTCCGACATAGATCCAACAAATCTTGCCAGCCTTCTGTATTCTATGAAGAGGGTCAGGGCGTTGGATTTGAGCTCTTGTGCAATAAAGGAGCTTCCGTTGAAGGCAGCTGAATTGCTACATCTAAGGTACCTTAACCTGTCTTTCAATCATGAGCTAAAAAAGTTGCCTTCTGCAATAAGTAATTTGCTTAATTTGCAAACTTTAAATCTCAACGGATGTGATAGTCTTCAGAAACTGCCAAAAAGTATAGGAAAATTGATCAAGTTGCGACATCTTGAGATTCTCTGGACAGCAAGCCTTAGCTACCTACCAAAAGGGATTGCAAGCTTAACCTTGTTGAGAACCTTAAATCGATTCTTTGGGAGCAGTGGTGGTGCTAGCAGAAGCAAAGCATGCAGTCTTGGAGATTTGGAAAATCTAAATAATATCGAAGGGTGTCTTACCATAGATGGATTGGGTGGTGAAACTAAAATTTCTGAATCTACAAGAGCTGgtctaaagaacaagaaaaatctgCGTGGCTTGGAACTGTGGTTTTCAAAGGTAGGATTGAAGGGCGACGATCAAGTCCTACTTGATAGTTTAGAAGCACCTCCCCAATTGCAATTCCTTGGAATATTTTTCTACCGAGGAAGTTCATTCCCCAACTGGATGATTGAACTGAATGAGCTAAAACATCTAATGCTTGTTAACTGCAGTGAATGCAATGTTTTGCCGCCTTTAGGGAAACTCCCATTCCTTGAATCACTTGAGATCAAGAATATGCCTAATGTGGAGATGGTAGATTTCCAATTTCTGGGAATAGGATTAAACCATGAGGATGCTGGCAACGAAGGCTCCTCATCTGATGAAATTGCATTTCCCAGATTGAAAAAGCTTCACTTCATAAAGTTGGATAAGTGGAAAGGGTGGACTGGAATCAATGTTGATGGTGGAGATAAGAAGATTATGCCTCTACTATCTTCTTTGTCAGTTGTAAACTGTGAAAAGTTAGAATCACTTCCTGACTACATCAAGAGGAAGGAAAATCTGAAACCAGTTATTGAAGGATGTCCTTTGCTACCAGAAAACAAAAAGGCacaagaatag